From a region of the Suncus etruscus isolate mSunEtr1 chromosome 11, mSunEtr1.pri.cur, whole genome shotgun sequence genome:
- the RXYLT1 gene encoding ribitol-5-phosphate xylosyltransferase 1 isoform X1 produces the protein MRLTRKRLCAWLLALYCLFSLYAACRVFFFGRRLRKGTGPARVRERERERRREQSPLESEEWNPWEGDEKAEQHHRLKTSLQILSKSSKVKPDLSHVQIWGKAAIGLYLWEHIFEGSLEPTDVTAQWREGSAVVGRIRYSFITGPAVTPGYFSIDAENVVLVLNGREKAKVSYAIQWLIYVQNLMKTQKLQHLAVVLLGNEHCHNDWINEFLTRNGGFVELLFLVYDSPWINNVDIFQWPLGVATYRNFPMVEASWPMLYNERPYICNFLGTIYENSSRQVLMNILKQYGDARLCWISSRDQWQPQETSESLKNYQDALLQSDLTLCPAGVNTECYRIYEACSFGSIPVVEDVMTAGSCGNVSADHSPLQLLKSMGAPFIFIKNWKELPAILEKEKTLILQEKIRRRKRLLHWYQQFKKELRLKFTEALESSFFKNNKN, from the exons ATGCGGCTGACGCGGAAGCGCCTCTGCGCGTGGCTCCTCGCCCTGTACTGCCTCTTCTCCCTCTACGCCGCCTGCCGAGTCTTCTTTTTCGGGCGTCGCCTCCGGAAGGGGACGGGCCCGGCGCGGGTGCGGGAGAGGGAGCGGGAGAGGCGCCGAG AACAGTCTCCTTTGGAAAGTGAAGAGTGGAATCCTTGGGAAGGAGATGAAAAAGCTGAGCAACATCACAGATTGAAAACGAGCCTGCAAATATTAAGTAAATCTTCAAAAGTGAAACCAGACCTCTCCCATGTACAAATCTGGGGCAAAGCTGCCATTG GTTTGTATCTCTGGGAGCATATTTTTGAAGGCTCACTTGAACCCACTGATGTGACTGCTCAGTGGAGAGAAGGAAGTGCAGTTGTAGGAAGAATACGTTACAG ttTCATCACTGGTCCAGCTGTCACCCCTGGGTACTTCTCCATAGATGCTGAAAATGTGGTTCTTGTtttaaatggaagagaaaaggcaAAGGTCTCTTATGCCATCCAGTGGTTAATTTATGTACAGAATTTAATGAAAACCCAAAAACTCCAGCATCTTGCTGTTGTTTTGCTTGGAaatgaacattgtcataatgactggATAAATGAATTCCTCACAAGAAATGGAGGATTTGTGGAGCTGCTATTCTTAGTATATGACAGTCCATGGATTAATAATGTGGATATATTTCAGTGGCCTTTAGGAGTAGCAAC ATACAGAAATTTTCCTATGGTGGAGGCAAGTTGGCCAATGTTGTATAATGAAAGGCCATATATATGTAATTTCTTGGGAACTATTTATGAAAATTCATCCAGACAAGTTCTAATGAACATTTTGAAACAATATGGGGATGCTCGGCTTTGCTGGATTTCCTCAAGAGACCA ATGGCAGCCTCAGGAAACAAGTGAAAGCCTTAAGAATTACCAAGATGCTTTGCTTCAGAGTGATCTCACATTGTGCCCAGCAGGAGTAAACACAGAATGCTATCGAATATATGAAGCTTGCTCCTTTGGTTCCATTCCTGTGGTAGAAGATGTCATGACAGCTGGCAGCTGTGGAAATGTTTCTGCCGATCACAGTCCTTTGCAGTTGCTCAAATCCATGGGTGCTCCCTTTATCTTTATTAAGAACTGGAAAGAACTTCCTGCTATTTTAGAAAAGGAGAAAACTCTGATTTTACAAGAAAAGATTCGAAGGAGGAAAAGATTGCTTCATTGGTATCAACAATTCAAAAAGGAGCTAAGATTGAAATTTACTGAGGCTTTAGAAAGTTCATTtttcaagaacaataaaaattaa
- the RXYLT1 gene encoding ribitol-5-phosphate xylosyltransferase 1 isoform X2, translated as MEEKRQRYRNFPMVEASWPMLYNERPYICNFLGTIYENSSRQVLMNILKQYGDARLCWISSRDQWQPQETSESLKNYQDALLQSDLTLCPAGVNTECYRIYEACSFGSIPVVEDVMTAGSCGNVSADHSPLQLLKSMGAPFIFIKNWKELPAILEKEKTLILQEKIRRRKRLLHWYQQFKKELRLKFTEALESSFFKNNKN; from the exons atggaagagaaaaggcaAAG ATACAGAAATTTTCCTATGGTGGAGGCAAGTTGGCCAATGTTGTATAATGAAAGGCCATATATATGTAATTTCTTGGGAACTATTTATGAAAATTCATCCAGACAAGTTCTAATGAACATTTTGAAACAATATGGGGATGCTCGGCTTTGCTGGATTTCCTCAAGAGACCA ATGGCAGCCTCAGGAAACAAGTGAAAGCCTTAAGAATTACCAAGATGCTTTGCTTCAGAGTGATCTCACATTGTGCCCAGCAGGAGTAAACACAGAATGCTATCGAATATATGAAGCTTGCTCCTTTGGTTCCATTCCTGTGGTAGAAGATGTCATGACAGCTGGCAGCTGTGGAAATGTTTCTGCCGATCACAGTCCTTTGCAGTTGCTCAAATCCATGGGTGCTCCCTTTATCTTTATTAAGAACTGGAAAGAACTTCCTGCTATTTTAGAAAAGGAGAAAACTCTGATTTTACAAGAAAAGATTCGAAGGAGGAAAAGATTGCTTCATTGGTATCAACAATTCAAAAAGGAGCTAAGATTGAAATTTACTGAGGCTTTAGAAAGTTCATTtttcaagaacaataaaaattaa